Within the Atribacterota bacterium genome, the region CCCCGGATACCCAGAAAAAAGTATTAAGTTATCTCAAAGGATTAAACAGTTGTTCGCTGAGACAGCTTTCCAGATTAACCGGATTAACGGTGAATCAGATTGTCAGATCCTGATACAGAGAACCGTCCCCTATATCACTAAGTTTTTAGTTATTTTATAGTACTTTAATTACTTGAATTATAGTTTTTATTTCTTTTGCGATATACGTTATACGGTATACTTTATACTATTTTGTCCTTGTGAGCAGGCTTTAGCCTGCGTGGCAATCTCATTCATTTATTCAGTATTTATGTAACTGAAAATTTATATTATAAACTGGTACTATGTTCCTGATTTTGCTAAAATATAAACGTCACACTAATCAGAATTTAAGTAAATGTTTGTGTAAAATTATTCAGAGAGAAAAGGGAATACCTGAAGTTTCATATAAATTTATTCAAAGGAGGAGTATTTTGCATCCATGATATTAAATTTTCCCGGTATGCTGATAATAGCATTATCAATAATTATTCTTTTCCTTTTGATATATATCTGGAAACGAAGGAATGAATATGAAGTTTTGCATATTGACCCCTCAACTTTAGATTTGGGCAAAGTGTTTGACAATATTCCCGATGCTATTCTTGTCTTAGATGCAAACAATGAAATTGTTAAAATAAATTCTTCTGCAAAAACACTTTTTGGGGTTGACGACTTTCATAATAATATTCACGAACTTAAATCAACTGATTATAGCGAAAGAGAATTTAAAAAAGATGAAAAGACATATTTTGGCAGAAAGAAGCCGATTTTTAATGCAGCTGGTAATTATTCAGGAGCATTAATAATAATAAATGACATCACAAAACAAAAGCAACTGGAAGAAATATTGTTAAAAAGCAGAGAAAACTATAAAGAAATCATTGATGGGATGAATGATACTGCCTGGATTATTGATTTTAACTTTAAGTTTATAGATGTAAATAAAGCTGCAGTAAATAAATTGGGTTATTCCAGAAAAGAATTGCTTTCTGTGGGGCCGGAAGACATTGACCCCAATTTATCTAAAGAAAGTATAAGAAATCTTATAAGAGAAATGCCCAGTGATAAAATACAAACTTTTGAGACAAAACATAGAACAAAGACAGGGAAAATTATTCCGGTAGAGATTGTCTCCAGCCTTGTCAATTATCAGGGGAAACAGGCAATTCTGAGTATTGCCCGGGATATCACCCAGAGAAAAAAGGCAGAGGAAGCCCTACGACAAAGCCAGGAAGAATTTTCCAGCCTTTTCCAGAGTAATCCGGAGGCCACTGTCTATACCGATAAAGATGGAATTGTGCTTAACATTAATCCCAAATTTACTGAGCTTTTTGGTTATACTTTAGAAGAATTCAGGGGTAAGAGTATTGATTCAGGCTTGATTCAACCTCCTGCAAGAATAGAAGAAGCAAAAAAATATACCCAAAAAGCCATACTTAATGGCTATATAGCATTCGAAACAGTC harbors:
- a CDS encoding PAS domain S-box protein, translated to MILNFPGMLIIALSIIILFLLIYIWKRRNEYEVLHIDPSTLDLGKVFDNIPDAILVLDANNEIVKINSSAKTLFGVDDFHNNIHELKSTDYSEREFKKDEKTYFGRKKPIFNAAGNYSGALIIINDITKQKQLEEILLKSRENYKEIIDGMNDTAWIIDFNFKFIDVNKAAVNKLGYSRKELLSVGPEDIDPNLSKESIRNLIREMPSDKIQTFETKHRTKTGKIIPVEIVSSLVNYQGKQAILSIARDITQRKKAEEALRQSQEEFSSLFQSNPEATVYTDKDGIVLNINPKFTELFGYTLEEFRGKSIDSGLIQPPARIEEAKKYTQKAILNGYIAFETVRKKKDGTLVPVFISGSPVIVNNDVKGTIAVFYDISDRIKMEKQLKRLSRIDTLTRTLNRRYGMELILRQLKLSKRNSSPLLLSFMDINNFKAINDKYGHQEGDKVLKEIAEIFKTTIRETDILCRIGGDEFLLAFPHNSLEDVPKIKRRFEKKLTQYNKESRKEYQVNLSMGFSEYTPEKPKTLDALIAIADKQMYKEKSERNNE